One genomic segment of Amycolatopsis sp. Hca4 includes these proteins:
- a CDS encoding amidohydrolase family protein, whose protein sequence is MQRRFHAPVVLPADPSCSLLRDAVVDVDADGRISHCGPAATAPESAAPVTTLTGILLPGLVNTHAHSPMTLLRGMGGDLPLLPWLNEIIWPAEAKLRPEDIRTGMLLGSVEMLRHGVTTSAEMYFEGEQLVDAVLTTGGRVLVAPPVMELPGLDWKAQLAGIERWIDTDGLRFGHGDRIELGYGPHSAYMLSAEGLRATAESAAARGALVQIHVAEAALEDAAVRETHGSVPALLRELGMLDGRVLAAHSIHLSDADIELFAAHGVGMAHCPGSNAKLASGIARIADLRAAGVPVGLGTDGPASNDDLDLWEELQLAAMFARLSTGDSTILTAADVFLLATRGGAAALGRSDIGALEPGRWADLVHIDLDDPAFACGLDVPDVQLLSNLVWAAGSRRVRDVWVAGEQVVADGESVKVDRAKVQAGVAETAARLRA, encoded by the coding sequence ATGCAACGCCGTTTCCACGCCCCTGTCGTTCTCCCCGCCGACCCGTCCTGTTCGCTTCTCCGTGACGCGGTCGTCGACGTCGACGCCGATGGGCGCATTTCGCACTGCGGACCGGCGGCCACCGCCCCCGAGTCCGCCGCGCCGGTCACCACCCTGACCGGCATCCTGCTGCCCGGACTGGTCAACACGCACGCGCACAGCCCGATGACGCTGCTGCGCGGCATGGGCGGCGACCTGCCGCTGCTGCCGTGGCTCAACGAGATCATCTGGCCCGCCGAGGCGAAGCTGCGGCCCGAGGACATCCGCACCGGCATGCTCCTCGGCTCGGTCGAGATGCTCCGCCACGGCGTCACCACCAGCGCCGAGATGTACTTCGAAGGCGAGCAGCTGGTCGACGCGGTCCTCACGACGGGCGGCCGCGTGCTGGTCGCACCGCCGGTGATGGAGCTGCCGGGGCTGGACTGGAAGGCCCAGCTGGCGGGCATCGAGCGCTGGATCGACACCGACGGCCTCCGCTTCGGCCACGGCGACCGCATCGAGCTCGGCTACGGCCCGCACTCGGCGTACATGCTGTCGGCCGAGGGCCTGCGCGCCACGGCGGAGTCGGCGGCCGCGCGCGGGGCACTGGTCCAGATCCACGTCGCCGAGGCGGCGCTCGAGGACGCGGCGGTGCGTGAGACGCACGGTTCGGTGCCGGCCCTGCTGCGCGAGCTGGGCATGCTGGACGGCCGGGTGCTGGCGGCCCACTCGATCCACCTGTCGGACGCCGACATCGAGCTGTTCGCTGCCCACGGCGTCGGCATGGCGCACTGCCCGGGCTCGAACGCGAAGCTGGCCTCGGGGATCGCGCGGATCGCGGACCTGCGCGCCGCCGGGGTACCGGTCGGTCTCGGCACCGACGGCCCGGCGTCCAACGACGACCTCGACCTGTGGGAGGAACTCCAGCTGGCGGCGATGTTCGCCCGCTTGTCGACGGGCGACTCGACGATCCTGACGGCAGCGGACGTGTTCCTGCTGGCGACCCGGGGTGGAGCGGCGGCACTGGGCCGGTCGGACATCGGCGCCCTGGAGCCGGGCCGGTGGGCCGACCTGGTGCACATCGACCTGGACGACCCGGCGTTCGCGTGCGGGCTGGACGTACCGGACGTGCAGCTGCTGTCGAACCTGGTGTGGGCGGCGGGGTCGCGGCGGGTGCGGGATGTTTGGGTCGCGGGCGAGCAGGTGGTGGCCGACGGGGAGTCGGTGAAGGTGGACCGGGCGAAGGTACAGGCCGGCGTGGCGGAGACGGCGGCACGGCTGCGGGCTTAG
- a CDS encoding response regulator transcription factor: MIRVLIADDQEMVRMGFRMILDAQDDIEVVADVADGVSAVSKARELRPDVCLLDIRMPGLDGLEVTRQLAGPDVTDPLKVVVVTTFDLDEYVHTALRNGAHGFLLKDAGPALLIEAVRAADRGDALVSPQITVRLLKHFNGADSVKRRAEPPSEPLTARELDVVKAAARGLTNTEIGAELFMSLSTVKTHLASVQSKIGARNRVETAAWAWRSGVVS, translated from the coding sequence GTGATCCGGGTACTGATCGCGGACGACCAGGAGATGGTGCGGATGGGCTTCCGCATGATCCTGGACGCGCAGGACGACATCGAGGTCGTCGCCGACGTCGCGGACGGCGTCTCGGCGGTCTCGAAGGCCCGCGAGCTGCGCCCGGACGTCTGCCTGCTCGACATCCGGATGCCCGGCCTCGACGGCCTGGAGGTCACCCGCCAGCTGGCCGGGCCGGACGTGACCGACCCGCTGAAGGTGGTCGTGGTCACGACGTTCGACCTCGACGAGTACGTCCACACGGCCCTGCGCAACGGCGCGCACGGCTTCCTGCTGAAGGACGCGGGCCCGGCCCTGCTGATCGAGGCGGTCCGCGCGGCCGACCGCGGCGACGCGCTGGTCTCGCCGCAGATCACCGTCCGGCTGCTCAAGCACTTCAACGGGGCCGACTCGGTGAAGCGGCGGGCCGAGCCGCCGTCCGAGCCGCTGACCGCCCGCGAACTCGACGTCGTCAAGGCGGCGGCGCGCGGGCTGACGAACACCGAGATCGGCGCGGAGCTGTTCATGTCGCTGTCGACGGTGAAAACGCACCTGGCGTCGGTGCAGAGCAAGATCGGCGCGCGGAACCGGGTGGAGACCGCGGCGTGGGCGTGGCGGAGCGGAGTCGTTTCGTAA